Proteins encoded by one window of Bacteroidota bacterium:
- a CDS encoding 50S ribosomal protein L25, protein MAEITLNAELRTATGKSAKRVRWEGKIPGVYYAHGEENIPIQVPKLSLDPLIYTSETRVIDLRVGDISKKAILRDLQFDPVTDRAIHFDLQGLQEDEEITLEVPVVLVGGIPTGVRDGGMLQHIMHKVKISCLPKHIPGKIELNVAGLGINQSMYVRELTIPNVTVHEDPDDPVVSVVPPTVAKEAAPAEAAAAEAPKEPEVVGKGKKPEEGGEAAEGEKKK, encoded by the coding sequence ATGGCTGAAATTACGTTGAACGCGGAACTCAGAACCGCAACCGGGAAATCGGCAAAGCGTGTCCGGTGGGAGGGCAAGATTCCCGGCGTGTACTACGCACACGGCGAAGAGAATATTCCCATTCAGGTTCCGAAGCTGAGCCTCGATCCCCTCATCTATACGTCAGAAACACGCGTAATCGATTTGCGGGTCGGCGACATAAGCAAAAAGGCGATTCTCCGGGATCTGCAATTCGATCCGGTCACTGACCGGGCGATTCATTTCGATCTGCAAGGCCTGCAGGAAGATGAGGAGATAACACTTGAGGTGCCGGTTGTTCTCGTCGGAGGAATACCTACGGGAGTTCGCGATGGCGGCATGCTGCAGCATATTATGCACAAAGTGAAAATTTCCTGTCTGCCGAAGCACATTCCCGGAAAGATTGAATTGAATGTGGCCGGTCTCGGGATTAATCAGTCGATGTACGTTCGTGAACTGACAATTCCGAACGTTACTGTTCACGAGGACCCGGATGATCCGGTCGTGTCGGTTGTTCCGCCGACCGTTGCCAAGGAAGCGGCCCCTGCAGAGGCGGCAGCTGCGGAGGCTCCGAAAGAACCCGAAGTTGTCGGCAAGGGCAAGAAGCCTGAAGAGGGCGGCGAAGCAGCCGAGGGCGAGAAGAAGAAGTAA
- a CDS encoding T9SS type A sorting domain-containing protein yields the protein MHTRSTYLWLIAALSFLSALLSNTAIATSPAFPPSVTINSMEIIGEPTEGKTVELKIAYTAYVNGQARFILNYPGYIRPTNLLSGVSLMEETVTLVAGQTAERRISLQVEQSGASLISAGVILSPPLAGYSRGDSRFLSIESTDKSFRIYDDRAPGEPNVKRVVPHYGADNPLKGGGEPMGVNTTYNVSITGKIDYYNQNFEVYQGLYGNYVKLWFRNTANPNEWYHPVYAGDCYGTRHTHYDMLDANGNYNFNFTFNGDLSGYNQVLVLVERGNPASWMPVQQNGIESWCNNAVTVYFSLSEAVQYSINGSNPNIVLTNANAQVNWQDGAIFRNMILAREFVIQRYGGNPPFTTAPIETRRGSINGGLFSVVWSLERGFHWYVTIGHAWTEPTVVTHEYGHYANFNMWGQNVAEWFLSNDNLIEGWGIFYSFAARNYINKVYGDGVFSPSSLTNDNTELGPFYVSGSRYRNISYAYNGEPMKAAIGCYLWNLYDGYAGEGFEMSTYDPGDNDDISGLSNTVFETMRNLDVGQRIAGVPSYHQYFKSNVSSATHLSIDDIYRFMFDDLYNIPAHKMRSPQVKEIGVITLSQVDIRFSWVPQSYPSFYSETNPPNEYRIYKNDGGIWNLVRTAPYGSSSVLVTIANPRGQYRVTSANSSGDSYGAPEVNIVAVVLTPAAYVEPGGSGGTYRVNGNPVGESWQTYAIAGQQMTIEALPPNSEWVFVQWSDGNKDQLRTILASEVSLLALYKKHLASSLAVATSPNSQRKLSVDKGEIDSKAALTYASGGEIWLSESDGSLGTFTNEFRVSDGSGNFNFPSVVATSSIGTPPSPGDGFSSSPPHIAVVYQKTFENGLGVSFREKSGEAWENPATLESYNFGVVNATPVIGRTGCEHFPQFTVVWVRGEGLKYRHRSAGIWNPSPQSVPGSTSGDVRPSISTGYMNYDPNYHGTAPLFLSYDNSTSIFLQRINGGTFQTRETIWQTTGTFAGKSQVAADTRNSSELHAHVVWENLSAIVGPNEEEEEQDDIQLQSSVMHRRKVGNTLGWVTEFRSFDTGEHYYHPTVALLDDGTARWAWDNGMDCFKARWDGSSWEVTDYQPYTAHPTLPGNGTSGLLYSAPFLSMSLSGAPYAIEQRDQSDAVPRIETAYSRRVAGAIAPAKGEPPAATRKRPGFSIELRQVQLKLADGSRVGVEFVQTRSNQTTAWEMMQTRPVMLTAAIESVFVRGIVQLDSAQRLGGSVRISFDLIDNQTGNLLGKLGTERVFTADTVKGFRIKHRIAPFAGREVIIRPAILGLNERDMKFEFVHVHTIRVDTNSMRPILSPTLLKQEPLQGPTEFALHPTYPNPFNPSTTIRYELPEAVHASLVIYDVMGRKVAELVNGTHEAGYYAATWDASGVASGVYFARFTATDMSGGVRLNKVSKLVLTK from the coding sequence ATGCACACGAGATCAACATATCTTTGGTTGATAGCGGCGCTGTCTTTCTTGAGTGCGCTTCTGTCCAACACGGCTATTGCTACATCTCCGGCTTTTCCGCCATCTGTTACAATCAACTCCATGGAGATCATTGGAGAACCGACTGAAGGAAAGACGGTAGAACTGAAGATCGCTTACACAGCGTACGTTAATGGTCAGGCGCGATTCATCCTGAATTACCCGGGATACATCCGACCGACAAATCTTCTTTCCGGAGTTTCACTCATGGAAGAAACAGTCACGTTGGTTGCCGGGCAGACTGCAGAGCGCCGCATATCACTGCAGGTCGAACAATCAGGCGCGTCGCTCATCTCTGCAGGAGTGATTCTTTCTCCCCCTCTTGCCGGCTACTCACGCGGCGATTCACGATTCCTGAGTATTGAATCTACCGACAAGAGCTTTCGGATTTATGATGATCGTGCTCCCGGCGAGCCTAATGTGAAAAGAGTTGTTCCGCATTATGGAGCGGATAATCCACTGAAGGGTGGAGGTGAACCGATGGGGGTGAATACAACGTACAATGTTTCAATCACCGGAAAAATTGATTACTACAATCAGAATTTCGAGGTTTATCAAGGTCTCTACGGCAACTATGTCAAGCTCTGGTTTCGCAACACAGCGAATCCGAACGAATGGTATCATCCCGTGTATGCTGGTGATTGTTACGGGACTCGTCACACACACTACGACATGCTTGACGCGAACGGGAATTACAACTTCAATTTTACGTTCAACGGCGATCTGAGCGGCTATAACCAGGTTCTTGTTTTGGTGGAAAGAGGCAATCCGGCTTCATGGATGCCTGTTCAACAAAATGGCATTGAGAGCTGGTGCAACAATGCCGTTACAGTCTACTTCTCCCTTTCCGAAGCCGTTCAGTATTCAATCAACGGAAGCAATCCTAACATTGTGTTGACGAATGCCAACGCACAAGTCAATTGGCAGGACGGTGCCATCTTTCGGAATATGATTCTCGCGCGAGAATTTGTCATTCAACGCTATGGAGGAAATCCCCCATTCACAACCGCCCCGATTGAAACCCGACGTGGAAGCATTAATGGCGGCTTGTTTAGTGTGGTTTGGAGCTTGGAGCGCGGATTTCACTGGTACGTTACAATCGGGCACGCATGGACAGAACCGACGGTCGTTACGCACGAATACGGTCACTATGCAAACTTTAACATGTGGGGTCAGAACGTTGCCGAATGGTTTCTTTCAAATGATAACCTGATTGAAGGATGGGGGATTTTTTACTCTTTTGCGGCTAGAAACTATATCAACAAGGTCTACGGTGATGGAGTCTTCTCCCCAAGTTCCCTCACCAACGACAACACAGAACTTGGTCCGTTCTATGTATCAGGTTCTCGATACCGCAACATCAGCTACGCGTACAATGGCGAGCCGATGAAGGCCGCAATTGGCTGCTATCTCTGGAATCTCTATGACGGCTACGCAGGTGAAGGTTTTGAAATGTCAACCTATGATCCTGGGGATAATGATGACATTTCCGGTTTGTCGAACACAGTTTTTGAAACGATGCGAAACCTTGACGTTGGACAGAGAATCGCGGGTGTGCCGTCTTATCACCAGTATTTCAAGTCGAACGTCTCATCAGCCACTCATCTGTCCATTGACGATATCTACCGGTTTATGTTCGACGACCTTTACAATATTCCAGCACACAAGATGAGATCACCACAAGTGAAGGAAATTGGAGTAATAACACTGTCGCAAGTCGATATACGGTTCTCATGGGTTCCACAAAGCTATCCCAGTTTCTATTCGGAAACAAATCCACCAAACGAGTATCGCATCTATAAGAATGATGGCGGAATTTGGAATCTTGTTCGAACCGCCCCATACGGTTCATCCTCGGTACTCGTGACCATTGCAAATCCCCGAGGCCAATATAGAGTCACTTCAGCAAATTCGAGTGGGGATTCTTATGGTGCGCCAGAAGTGAACATCGTTGCAGTAGTGCTCACCCCTGCTGCATATGTTGAACCTGGTGGGTCTGGCGGTACATATCGTGTAAACGGAAACCCCGTTGGCGAGAGTTGGCAGACCTATGCAATCGCAGGTCAGCAGATGACTATTGAGGCTCTGCCACCGAATTCCGAGTGGGTCTTTGTGCAATGGAGTGATGGCAACAAGGACCAATTACGAACCATACTCGCCAGTGAAGTCAGCTTGTTGGCTCTTTACAAAAAACACCTCGCCTCCTCGCTTGCCGTCGCTACCTCGCCCAACAGCCAGCGGAAGCTTTCGGTTGACAAGGGAGAGATAGACTCGAAAGCCGCGCTTACCTACGCCAGCGGCGGGGAAATCTGGCTGAGCGAAAGCGATGGCTCGCTCGGCACATTCACGAACGAGTTCAGGGTCAGCGATGGCAGCGGCAACTTCAATTTTCCGTCCGTGGTTGCCACATCAAGCATAGGTACTCCGCCGAGTCCGGGCGACGGCTTCAGCAGCTCCCCGCCGCATATTGCTGTGGTGTACCAAAAAACATTTGAGAACGGCTTGGGGGTATCTTTTCGAGAGAAGAGCGGGGAAGCATGGGAGAATCCCGCTACGTTGGAGAGCTACAATTTTGGTGTGGTCAACGCAACTCCTGTAATCGGTCGAACAGGGTGTGAACATTTCCCCCAGTTTACTGTTGTTTGGGTTCGGGGAGAAGGACTGAAATACAGGCACCGTTCAGCGGGCATTTGGAACCCGAGCCCACAAAGCGTACCCGGGAGTACTTCGGGCGATGTGAGGCCCAGCATCTCCACAGGGTACATGAACTATGATCCAAACTACCACGGTACAGCGCCGCTGTTTCTGAGCTACGACAACAGCACAAGTATATTTCTCCAAAGAATCAACGGAGGAACATTCCAGACGCGGGAAACCATCTGGCAAACTACCGGCACGTTTGCGGGCAAATCACAAGTTGCCGCCGATACGCGCAATTCTTCGGAGCTTCATGCACATGTTGTGTGGGAAAATCTCTCTGCCATAGTCGGTCCGAATGAGGAGGAAGAGGAACAAGATGATATTCAACTGCAAAGCTCTGTCATGCACAGAAGGAAGGTCGGCAATACGCTGGGTTGGGTCACGGAATTTCGCAGCTTCGACACAGGAGAACACTACTACCATCCCACCGTTGCATTGTTGGATGACGGCACGGCGCGTTGGGCGTGGGATAACGGAATGGATTGCTTCAAAGCGCGGTGGGACGGTTCGTCATGGGAGGTCACGGACTACCAACCATACACGGCGCACCCAACTCTTCCGGGAAACGGCACGTCGGGTTTACTGTACTCGGCTCCCTTCCTTTCCATGAGCCTCAGCGGCGCCCCGTATGCCATTGAGCAACGGGATCAATCCGATGCAGTCCCGCGAATCGAAACAGCATACAGCAGACGTGTTGCCGGGGCGATAGCGCCCGCCAAAGGGGAACCGCCCGCGGCAACCCGGAAACGACCGGGATTCAGCATTGAACTCCGTCAGGTGCAATTGAAACTGGCCGACGGCTCACGCGTTGGGGTGGAGTTTGTGCAGACGCGAAGCAATCAAACAACTGCTTGGGAGATGATGCAAACCCGTCCCGTGATGTTGACTGCAGCCATTGAGAGTGTTTTCGTCAGAGGAATTGTTCAACTCGACTCGGCACAACGCCTCGGAGGATCGGTACGTATCAGCTTTGATCTGATTGACAATCAGACGGGGAACCTGCTCGGCAAGTTGGGAACGGAACGGGTCTTCACAGCCGATACGGTGAAGGGATTTCGCATCAAGCACCGTATCGCGCCGTTTGCCGGGCGTGAAGTCATCATCCGACCGGCCATACTCGGGTTGAACGAAAGAGATATGAAGTTCGAATTCGTCCACGTACACACGATCCGTGTGGACACGAACTCCATGCGGCCAATCCTCTCGCCGACATTGCTGAAGCAAGAGCCGCTGCAAGGTCCAACGGAGTTTGCGCTGCATCCGACCTATCCCAACCCGTTCAATCCCTCAACCACCATCCGTTACGAACTCCCCGAAGCCGTCCATGCTTCGCTGGTGATCTATGATGTGATGGGGAGAAAAGTGGCGGAGTTGGTCAATGGGACGCATGAGGCGGGTTATTACGCTGCAACGTGGGATGCATCCGGTGTTGCCAGCGGCGTGTACTTTGCGCGGTTCACGGCAACGGATATGAGCGGAGGTGTACGGCTGAACAAAGTGAGTAAGTTGGTGTTAACGAAATAG
- the pth gene encoding aminoacyl-tRNA hydrolase, with translation MADESIIVVGLGNPGFEYEDTRHNVGFMVVEEVSVRLGSMWKPGKGEYLFTTAIVDGKQVVLVKPLTYMNNSGSAVVEVLERFPARIENVLVVVDDLALELGTIRIRAKGSDGGHNGLRSLIYYLNSNEFPRIRCGIQQKEKPPKRDVADFVLSPFESDRRDEVEMMIRNAADAVEEFFRSGIERTMNLYNTRSRDISE, from the coding sequence GTGGCTGACGAGTCCATCATTGTCGTCGGGCTGGGGAACCCCGGCTTCGAGTACGAAGACACGAGACACAATGTCGGATTCATGGTGGTCGAGGAAGTCAGCGTGCGGTTAGGCAGCATGTGGAAGCCGGGGAAAGGCGAATATCTCTTCACCACCGCGATTGTTGATGGAAAGCAGGTGGTGCTGGTAAAGCCGCTCACGTACATGAACAACAGCGGGTCGGCGGTGGTGGAGGTGCTTGAACGGTTTCCTGCCCGCATCGAAAACGTACTGGTGGTTGTTGATGATTTGGCGCTGGAACTCGGCACCATCCGCATACGGGCAAAAGGAAGCGATGGCGGGCATAACGGACTTCGCTCACTGATCTACTATCTGAATTCGAACGAGTTCCCCCGCATACGATGCGGCATACAACAAAAGGAGAAGCCGCCGAAGCGTGACGTAGCGGATTTCGTCCTCTCTCCTTTTGAGAGTGACAGGCGGGATGAGGTTGAGATGATGATCCGCAACGCAGCCGATGCCGTTGAAGAGTTCTTCCGTTCCGGCATTGAGCGGACGATGAATCTGTACAATACACGAAGCAGGGACATTTCTGAGTGA
- a CDS encoding ribose-phosphate pyrophosphokinase codes for MASELKVFSGRSNRPLAERISGELGKPLGSCEIKDFSDGEMWVKYSENIRGCNVHIIQSTNPPAENLMELLIMIDAAKRASARRVTAVIPYFGYARQDRKDQPRVSITAKLTANLITVAGADRVITMDLHAPQIQGFFDIPVDHLYSSAVLVKYFKAHSIENLAVASPDVGGIKMARAYAKRLEAELVVIDKRRPKQNEAEVMNIIGDVKGKNILIVDDLIDTAGTLSNAVIALQKAGAKDVYAAATHPVLSGAAIERINKSNLKKIVVTDTLPLKVQSPKVEVDSIAQLFAEAIKRSYKHQSISTLFDIDKG; via the coding sequence ATGGCAAGCGAGCTTAAGGTATTTTCAGGACGCTCCAACCGGCCACTTGCTGAGAGGATCTCAGGCGAGTTGGGGAAACCGTTGGGAAGCTGTGAAATCAAGGACTTCAGCGACGGGGAAATGTGGGTGAAGTACAGCGAGAACATTCGCGGCTGCAATGTGCATATCATCCAGTCGACGAATCCTCCGGCCGAGAACCTGATGGAACTGCTGATCATGATTGATGCAGCGAAGCGGGCATCGGCAAGGAGAGTAACGGCGGTGATTCCGTATTTCGGCTATGCGCGGCAGGATAGAAAAGACCAGCCCCGCGTTTCGATTACGGCAAAGTTGACGGCGAATCTGATTACCGTAGCAGGCGCCGACCGCGTGATTACGATGGACCTGCACGCTCCGCAGATTCAGGGATTCTTCGACATTCCCGTGGATCACCTGTACTCGTCTGCTGTGCTGGTGAAGTATTTCAAGGCTCATTCCATTGAAAACCTTGCGGTTGCTTCACCCGATGTTGGCGGAATCAAGATGGCACGGGCATATGCCAAACGCCTTGAAGCGGAGTTGGTGGTTATCGACAAGCGCCGCCCGAAGCAGAACGAGGCCGAGGTCATGAACATCATCGGCGATGTCAAGGGAAAGAACATCCTGATTGTTGATGATTTGATTGATACAGCCGGAACTCTTTCCAACGCCGTCATAGCCTTGCAGAAGGCGGGGGCAAAAGATGTGTATGCTGCGGCAACACATCCCGTGTTATCCGGCGCAGCGATCGAACGAATCAACAAGTCGAATCTGAAGAAGATCGTCGTTACCGACACGCTGCCGTTGAAGGTGCAGTCCCCGAAAGTGGAGGTTGACAGCATCGCGCAATTGTTCGCCGAGGCCATCAAGCGGTCGTACAAGCATCAATCAATCAGCACGCTGTTTGATATTGACAAGGGATAA
- the rplI gene encoding 50S ribosomal protein L9 — protein sequence MKIILRKEHEKLGNIGEVVDVKDGYARNYLFPRNIAYPATKGAMAALEEEKKQAGRRVAKERKGSEKLAADLEKVSITIQMKVGEDEKLFGSVTSQMIADALKEQNFNIDKRIIDLEEPIKALGIYSVNVKLHQNVTAVVKVWVVRE from the coding sequence ATGAAAATCATACTACGCAAAGAGCATGAGAAACTGGGCAACATCGGCGAAGTGGTTGATGTGAAAGACGGCTACGCCCGCAACTACCTTTTCCCGCGTAACATTGCCTACCCCGCAACAAAGGGAGCAATGGCCGCGCTCGAGGAGGAGAAGAAGCAGGCAGGTCGCCGGGTTGCAAAGGAACGGAAGGGAAGCGAAAAACTCGCCGCCGACCTGGAGAAAGTCTCCATCACCATTCAAATGAAGGTGGGTGAAGATGAGAAACTCTTCGGCTCCGTCACGTCACAAATGATCGCCGATGCGTTGAAGGAACAGAATTTCAATATCGACAAGCGTATCATCGATCTTGAAGAACCTATCAAGGCGCTCGGCATTTACAGCGTGAATGTGAAGCTGCATCAGAACGTCACCGCCGTCGTGAAAGTCTGGGTCGTTCGGGAGTAA
- the rpsR gene encoding 30S ribosomal protein S18, which yields MPRKKRTCRFCDAKELYIDYKDEKKLQRFTTEQGKIIPKRITGTCAKHQRQLVSAIKRARHLALLPFVSDAIR from the coding sequence ATGCCCCGCAAAAAGCGGACATGCCGCTTCTGCGACGCGAAAGAACTCTACATCGATTACAAAGACGAAAAGAAGCTGCAGCGCTTCACCACCGAGCAGGGCAAAATCATTCCGAAGCGCATCACCGGCACGTGTGCAAAGCATCAGCGACAACTTGTTTCCGCAATCAAGCGTGCACGCCACCTTGCGTTGCTGCCGTTTGTTTCCGATGCCATTCGCTAA
- a CDS encoding endonuclease/exonuclease/phosphatase family protein, whose product MPVFPKPSFPFDFDVQQEIQRLRKHKQIRAIPPKKNARLLVATWNVANFGAQMRQDAHLGLIAEIISWFDIVALQECRENYGHLFDVHAKLPSSYRVIMSDVAGNNERKAFLYNSRKLRPLEEVGEIAFPPSEYKNVKLPGVTQLFNGFDRTPYFATFEAGNTSFVFANVHLYYGDTGKKSIERRSLETFAVARWADKRNRSNFSFTRELVALGDFNLPKVSPDDPIFKALTKLGLELPNHSSQIASNLANDAFYDQIAVLPKTTQHTFSGNKGVFDFDAVLFPDLWGNGKNKKNFDAYLRYYVSDHRPMWMEFKIG is encoded by the coding sequence ATGCCGGTGTTTCCGAAGCCGTCGTTCCCGTTCGACTTCGATGTGCAGCAGGAGATTCAGCGCCTGCGCAAGCACAAACAAATCCGCGCCATACCGCCGAAGAAGAATGCACGCCTGCTTGTTGCAACGTGGAACGTTGCCAATTTCGGAGCACAGATGCGGCAGGATGCCCATCTCGGCCTCATTGCAGAAATCATCAGTTGGTTTGACATCGTCGCCCTTCAGGAATGCAGGGAGAACTACGGACATCTGTTTGACGTGCATGCCAAACTTCCCTCTTCGTATCGCGTGATCATGTCCGACGTTGCCGGCAACAATGAACGAAAGGCATTCCTCTACAACAGCAGAAAACTCAGACCGCTGGAAGAGGTTGGTGAGATTGCCTTCCCTCCATCCGAATACAAGAACGTTAAACTCCCCGGTGTAACACAATTGTTCAACGGCTTCGATCGCACGCCGTACTTTGCGACATTCGAGGCGGGGAATACGTCGTTCGTTTTCGCCAACGTCCATCTCTACTACGGAGATACCGGAAAGAAATCCATCGAACGTCGTTCGTTGGAGACCTTCGCCGTTGCACGCTGGGCGGACAAGCGAAACAGAAGCAACTTTTCGTTCACCCGTGAACTTGTGGCGTTGGGCGACTTCAATCTTCCGAAAGTAAGCCCCGACGATCCCATCTTCAAGGCCCTCACAAAACTCGGGCTGGAACTTCCGAATCATTCTTCGCAGATCGCTTCCAATCTTGCCAACGATGCCTTTTACGATCAGATAGCAGTTCTTCCGAAAACAACCCAGCATACATTCTCCGGCAACAAAGGTGTGTTCGATTTTGATGCCGTTCTATTCCCCGACCTGTGGGGGAATGGCAAGAACAAAAAGAATTTCGACGCGTATTTGCGCTATTATGTTTCCGACCACCGTCCGATGTGGATGGAATTCAAGATTGGATAG
- a CDS encoding N-acetylmuramoyl-L-alanine amidase — protein sequence MAFKEKYTITPRYLTSNTKRRSGLKMSPGVKFIVAHDTGNPNSTANGNVRYYENSRNEMSASAHLFVDDREILECIPALTGPPEKAWHVLYGVPTDNQLFGFNANDAAVGVEYCFGNNINADEAYARFVWVMAFICYRFELDPRKSIVGHFFLDPNRKTDPVTGLARSRRTYEQLLEHVVEEYEECTKTELPAVSLPIKKGGTVKATVRLNVRKGEPNTMSQIVQSVDPGTTLAYESSVLGQPINGNPKWYRDANGNYFWSGGVV from the coding sequence ATGGCATTCAAGGAGAAATACACCATCACACCCCGCTACCTGACATCAAACACCAAGCGGCGCTCAGGTTTGAAAATGTCACCCGGCGTGAAGTTCATTGTTGCGCACGACACCGGCAACCCGAACTCCACGGCAAACGGCAACGTGCGCTACTACGAAAACTCACGCAACGAAATGAGCGCATCAGCGCATCTCTTTGTCGATGACAGGGAGATTCTCGAGTGCATCCCCGCCCTCACAGGTCCGCCCGAAAAGGCCTGGCATGTACTCTACGGCGTTCCGACTGACAATCAGTTGTTCGGCTTCAACGCAAACGACGCGGCAGTCGGAGTCGAGTATTGCTTCGGCAACAACATCAACGCGGATGAGGCATACGCCCGATTCGTGTGGGTGATGGCGTTCATCTGTTACAGGTTCGAGCTGGATCCGCGAAAGTCCATTGTGGGACATTTCTTTCTCGACCCGAACAGAAAAACCGACCCCGTGACGGGTCTTGCTCGCAGCCGCCGGACGTATGAGCAACTTCTGGAACACGTCGTTGAGGAATATGAAGAGTGTACGAAAACCGAACTTCCCGCCGTTTCTCTTCCCATAAAGAAAGGGGGGACGGTCAAAGCGACCGTCCGATTGAATGTCCGAAAGGGAGAGCCGAACACAATGTCGCAGATCGTTCAGTCGGTTGATCCGGGAACCACTCTCGCGTACGAATCTTCGGTGTTAGGGCAACCCATCAACGGTAACCCGAAATGGTACAGGGATGCGAACGGGAATTACTTTTGGAGCGGCGGAGTAGTGTGA
- the rpsF gene encoding 30S ribosomal protein S6 yields the protein MDKHKTYESTVIINASLDDPQIEAIVTRIAELITKNGGSLAALNKWGRKRLAYSINKKTNGFYVNYEFTAPPSLIAVLERSYQLDEMVLRYLTIALDSKALAAKAALPVAEPPAEQPVPVREPLFKETDEPAAS from the coding sequence ATGGACAAGCACAAAACGTACGAATCCACCGTTATCATTAACGCGTCGCTGGATGACCCTCAGATTGAGGCAATCGTCACGCGGATTGCGGAGTTGATAACAAAGAACGGCGGGAGCCTTGCGGCTCTGAACAAATGGGGACGCAAGCGTCTTGCATATTCCATCAACAAGAAAACCAACGGGTTCTACGTGAACTACGAGTTCACAGCCCCGCCTTCATTGATTGCAGTGCTCGAACGTTCGTACCAGCTCGACGAAATGGTTCTTCGCTATCTCACTATAGCGCTCGACTCAAAGGCGCTCGCTGCAAAAGCAGCGTTACCTGTCGCAGAGCCGCCGGCTGAACAACCGGTTCCTGTACGCGAACCGCTGTTCAAGGAAACGGACGAACCGGCAGCATCATAA